From one Planococcus citri chromosome 3, ihPlaCitr1.1, whole genome shotgun sequence genomic stretch:
- the LOC135839784 gene encoding uncharacterized protein LOC135839784 → MHQQISQKMIFLFLFLFTIAKNIDILSAKPMIKPAMLTSEKQMTGIPITSHMPADHENRTDTLSKKPTNETAKMTSENQTTEMPITYKGQNVTQLEVKVSAYQFNFMNSTFNLHVHYHNYTEGCADKNQTTNSTSYITGHPGFSNTTTSTFNLPEAYNVTSVDDFVSRIPDASEQTIKLLKLMYGAIVEAVKTQIK, encoded by the exons aTGCATCAGCAAATTTCACAAAAGatgatatttctatttttgtttctttttacgATTGCAAAAAATATCG ATATATTATCTGCAAAACCGATGATTAAACCTGCAATGTTGACATCTGAAAAACAAATGACCGGAATTCCAATAACGTCACACATGCCTGCGGATCATGAAAACAGAACAG ATACATTATCTAAAAAACCGACGAATGAAACTGCAAAAATGACATCTGAAAATCAAACGACTGAAATGCCAATAACATATAAAGGACAAAACGTAACAC AACTCGAGGTAAAAGTTTCAGCTTACCAGTTTAACTTCATGAATTCTACATTCAATCTACATGTACATTATCACAACTACACAGAGGGCTGTGCTGACAAAAATCAAACCACGAACAGTACAAGTTACATTACAGGTCATCCTGGATTCTCAAACACTACAACGTCAACTTTCAATTTACCTGAAGCCTATAACGTCACAAGTGTTGAT GATTTTGTAAGCAGAATACCAGATGCTTCTGAACAAACTATTAAACTATTAAAGCTCATGTATGGAGCAATTGTTGAAGCTGTCAAAACCcagataa aataa